DNA sequence from the Fibrobacter sp. UWB11 genome:
TCAGCATCAATAACGGTATTCTCTCTTATTCGCAGAGCAGCACTTCTCCCGTACAGGTGAAGATTTACAACTCCCTCGGCAACCAAGTTTTCAACAAGACTTTGCAAGGCGCCGGCACGTACGACTTGAGCAAGGGACTCAGCGCACAAGGCACGTACTTAGCACAAGTAACCGTCGGTAACGCAAAACAGAACTTCAAATTCACGACGAACGGCAACTACAATAGCGCCATCGGATCCAACGCAAGCGCCCTCATGAAAGACGCTCAGACAGGCGAAGCCATCCAGTTTGCCGCTGAAGGTTTTGACACGCTGACGGTTCCGCTCGGCACACTCGACACGACGCTCGATGTAAAACTCACGAAGACAGTCCCTCCCGAACCGACATTCAAATTCGGTTACGCACTTGGCAACAAGCCGACACCAAGTAAGGGTTGCGGCACAAATTCCACATTGAAAAAAGTCAAGAGCGTCGAAAACGGCGACCAGTTCCAAATCAGGGTCGGCAGCGACACCCGCGACTACTTTATTACCTTGCCCAAGAATTACGACAACAAGAAACCGCACAAGGTTCTCTTTGCCTTGCACTGCTACGGAAGCCGTGGCGAAGACTTTGTACACCACAAAGCAGATTATGACCATCCGACACCGTACTATGGCCAGCAGGTTCTCGACAAGAATGGCGACTACATCTTTGTTTCGCTGGATGCAATCGGCGGCGTATGGACTAAGGGACAGGGCGACCACGATTTCTTCGCCCAAACGCTTACGACTTTGAACGAAAACTACTGCATCGATACGAGCCGCGTGTTCATTACAGGCTTTAGCTTTGGCGCCATGTTCAGCTACTCCTTGATGCAGGACATGCAGAGCCGCGTCCGCGCTGCAGCCACCTACGCAGTCGCTGACTACAACATTTGGCTCCCCGAAGGCAACAACATGAAGAACTTGCCGATTGCCTGGATGAACGTTCACGGCAAAAACGACGGCAGATGCGATTACAACCGCGCAAAAAACAGCGCCCTCCCGAGAATCCTCAAGCGCAACGGCAAGGCCGATGACGACGGCAACTTCACCGATGCAAGCAGTGAAAAGCCCGAAGAAGTCCAGGGCAACACCGGGCACGTCTGCTATGACTTCAAAAATGTCGACGAACGCTTCCCCGTCAAGTGGTGCTCCTGGCCGGGTGACCACCAGTGGACTGCACACGACACCGGTAACATGGGTGTCGGTTGGAACTGGGAAAGCACCTGGGTCCCCGAAGAAGTCCACAAGTTCTTCGAACAGTTCTAAGAAAGCTTCATAAATTAACTCTCCTCGCCCAAAGGGCTTCCCATTCAGGGAAGCCTTTCTTTATTGTAGATCCCGCCCCCCCTTTCTACATGATTCTAAAAATTTTGTTTACAAAGACAAAGTTGTTATTTTTATTATTATTTTATTTTATAATAAACATTACCCAAATTTGTTTTAAAGGGATGTGGAAAAGGAGTGCACGATGAAGAAAGCAATACTTTCTGTTTTCTCTATTATCCTAGCATCATCATTCTCTACGGCATCTGCCTATACTTTAAGCGGAACCGTTAAAAGTGAATCTGGTTCACCAATTTCAGGTGCTTCCGTAAGATTAGCTATCGCAGGAGATTCTACCTCCACCGATAACGATGGCAAATTTAAAATTGAGAAAAAGGATAGCACAATAAGTATTCCCAAAGCCGGATTTACGCCCGGTTATATCAGCTACGAGAACGGAACACTTCATTTTGCACAAAGTTCAAACTCGCCCGTACAAGTAAGCATCTTCGACATGGCCGGTCACCAGGTTCTGAGCCAAACGTTGCACGGCACTGGACAAGTTCATTTGCGTGACGGCGTAAAAGCAGAAGGAAGTTACATCGCTCGCATTCGCGTCGGCAGTGCACAACAGGCAATCAAGTTCTCGACCGAAGGCTCTTTCAACCGTTCCTATTCTGCACAACAAGGGGGAGCGCTCCTTAAAGTCGAAGACGATTCCAAAGACACCTTGATTGTCACAGCAAATGATTACGATACACTCCGCGTTTACCTTTCCAAGCTAGACACTGCACTCGAGCTCACGCTGAAAAAGCCTGTCATTGAACAAACTCACAGCTTCGGCTATGCCATGGGCAATGAACCTACTCCGAGTAAAGGCTGCGGCAAGGACAACACGCTTAAGGACTACTTCAAGTTTACCGGCGGGGGCATTGAGCACGAAATTTACCTCACCATGCCCGAAAATTACGACAAGAACAAGCCCTACCGCCTTGTATTCGGCATGCATTACATGGGCGGTTCCGCCGAGGTTGTGGCAAAGAAGGAAAACTACTACGGATTTAGAAACCAGCCAGGCGCCAAGGAAAACACCATCTTTGTCGCACCGCATGGATATACAGATGAAAATGGCAGAGAAAATCCTTGGCGTTGCAACGACAACAAAGACCATCTCTTCTTTGACGAGTTCCTCACCTACCTGAACGAAAACCTCTGCATCGATACTTCACGCGTGTTCTCAATTGGTTTTAGCTTTGGAGCCATGTTCAGTAATGCGCTTGCTCAAGATTTCCAGCACCGTTTGCGTGGCGTGGTGGTGTTCTCGACGATGGATCAGGTGATTTACATGCCTAAGAATGTGGGCAAGCCAATTGCATGGATGGGTACTGTTGGCATGGAAGACAATCTTTGCACACCTAAGCTTGGACGCAGCGCCCGCGACAGGATTCTCAAGAATAACGGAATACCCGATGAAAATGGAGAATTCACCGACGCTCGTGGCGAAACCGCCGAAGAATATTCCGGCAGCGGCAACCACGTGTGCTACGACTACAAGACGGTTGATCCGCGCTTCCCTGTGAAGTGGTGTACGTTTAAGGGTGAACACACGTACAATCCCCGTGAAGACGGCAAGATTTGGACAATCGAAACCGGCTGGGAATTTATCACGCAGTTCTAAAAAACAACCCCGGCCAAGCCGGGGTGACGTTACCGCCAACCGAGCTAGGTAAAAAAGGCGATGCCGGAATAAAAGCAACCAAGGCGAACGCTGCGAAAATGCTTGCATTTTCATAGCTGAGCCGAAGGGCTTTGTACTTGTACAAATCCGGCATGACATCCACCGTCTACTTCTACTAGATTAGTTTTTCAACCTTAGAGCAGAGCGATTCGGCTTCTTCAGCAGTCGGTGCTTCGGCAATCACGCGGATCACGGGTTCCGTGTTGCTGGCGCGTACATGCACCCAAGACTTTTCGGAACCGAGCCAGAGACCGTCGCGTTCATCCATCTTCCAGCCGGCAAATTCAGCCTTGACCTTCGGAAAAATGTCAGCAACCTTCTTGTCGCCGAGTTCGAACTTTTTCTTCGGCATCACGTAAGCCGGATTTTCAGCCACGAACTTTTCTGGACCGCCATTGTGGTGAGCCATCCAGCTAAGCACAAGTGCTGCAGCCACGAGGCTATCGCGACCGTAGTGGAGAGCCGGGAGAATCACGCCGCCGTTGCCTTCACCACCGATAACGCAACCGTTCTCGATCATCTGGAGGCTAACATTGATTTCACCGACCTTCGCGCGGCTGAATTCGCAACCGTACTTGGCAGCAACATCTTCGTTCATGCGGCTCGTGGAGAGGTTCACGCAAACGCTACCCTTCTTTTGAGCAAGGACTTCGTCCGTCGCAATCGCAAGCGTATATTCTTCACCAATACTTTGTCCAAGGCCATCGACGAGAGCGCAGCGGTCTGCATCCGGGTCCACGGCAAAACCGACAGCGCAACCGTTATCCTTGACAGCCTTGCGCAAATCACCGAGATTTTCAGGAATCGGTTCTGCACCGCGCGGGAACGTCCCATCCGGGCTGCAATGAACGCGGACAACTTCACAACCGAGCTGTTCCAAGAGGCGCGGCACAATAAAGCTACCGGCACCGTTCACAGCATCGACAGCAACCTTAAAATGCTTGGCCTTGATAGCTTCGACATCCACGAACGGAATCTTGAGCGTACCATCAATGTGAATACCGTCGGCATCCGGGGCAACTTCGTACTTGCCCATCGTGCGGTAATCTGGATAACTGAACTGGTTAGCATCAGCGAGAGCAAAGAGCTGCTTCACATCATCCGGACCGAGGAAAAGACCCTTGTTGTTGAGGAACTTGAGAGCGTTCCATTCGAGTGGGTTATGGCTAGCGGTAATGATGATGCCCGCATCAGCCTTGAAATGCGTCGTCAAAAGTTCCACGGACGGAGTCGTCGAAAGGCCCACATCCACCACATCCACGCCAGAAAGGCGGCAAATACCAGCAACAAACTGCACGATGGCATCACCTGTCGGACGGCTATCGCGACCAATCACCACGCGTTTTGCCTTCGTGATTTCGAGGAAAGCACGCACATGGCTCTGCAAAATCTGCGGAGTAAGGGTATCACCAACGATTCCGCGGATACCAGAAATAGAACGCATAAGTTTAGACATATTTTCTCCAATAAATTAAACTTATCCAAGTTCCGGAACAGTAGCATAAAAGACTAAATCTTCCGGACCTTCATTAATCAAGCTATGGGAATGGCCCTTCGGACAGAAATGGCACTGGCCTGCTTCGACGTATTCAACTCCGTCATCGAAAAGCACCTTGCCCTTGCCCGAAACAAAGAACATAATTTCGCTGTTGGTTTCGTGCTTGTGGTAGCCGATGGAAGCCCCCTGTTCAAGCGTACCATGCATAATACGCGTTGTTCCATCAAAATACATCTTGGCCTTGTATTCTTTTTCGCCACCCTTAAAATTCGGGAGAACGGTCGTCTCCATGCCTTTTAAATCAATAATCATTATGACCTCTTTGAACGAGGAAATAATAGAATTTTAGGGAAAGAGAGCCAACCATATAAGGCTAAACGTTGCGGCGATATCCGCTCAAAGCAAGGAAAATAATGGCCGGGACGTAGAACAGCCAAATAAAGTTATTCGACACAACTGCAAGGATTTCACGGGTCGAATGGTCTGCGCCCGTAAGCAAAGATATTCCTGTTAGCAAGTCGCAGCAAACAAAGCAAATCATCCCAAGCATAATCCGGAACGCACTCCCTTTAGGGAATAATTTCTGTTTTGATGCCCTGCATGCAGCAAACAGCGAACAACTCAGCGTCGGAGCATAGACAAGAACTGCCATGAGCATCAGCGAATCCAGCACATGAAAATACGCAAGGAAAACCATCGAAAAAATTGCCGCTAGCGGAATACAATAAATCCACGGGAACGTCCAATCGGAATCACTTGTACGCGTATGGCGGTAAATAAAAATCATCTGTGACAAAAAGAAAAATACGATTCCAATCGTGATGAAATTTTCGCGGTTGTCCGCAGAACCAAAATAGTTGTACAATATCTTAAAACAAAAATCAGCACACAAAATCAAAGCAAAACTAGCCTGTACAAAGAAGCGGTCTCGCCTGCTTATGGCATGGCGCCCAATCATAAACGCAATCAACGTTGCAATCGCTGTTACAATAAACTTGGTTATATTCTGAAAATCACTCGAAGAGTCAAGACAAGATTGCACGGCGCCGCATTGATAAAGCACATACCAGTCGCGCCCAAAGAACGCGACAAACAAGACCGCGGCAATAGCAACAAGAATTGAGACTATCTTCGAATACACCATATATATAATATAGACTGAAACTCCCCAAAAAAGCAAATGAATTTTTAGCAAAAGAATGTGGAATTAAAATAACCGCAGCAAAGCCGCCAAATTAAAAGGCGCCTGATTCCGGACTATTTTTTCGGCTTTATCTTAGCAGTCATGTAACTGAGCACAAGGTTTTGCCATACAACATAGCAAGTCGGAGCGAGCGCCACCACCGGGCCAGCGTAAAGGCTAGAGACCCAAATGACAAGCGTCGTATTCTTTTGGCCCATGCTCTGCGAGCCTTCAATCGGACGGCGACCACGTTCGCAAACCCAGCCAAGCCAGAACTGCACAATGCAAAGGACCAGCGAAACACCAGCCATAAGCGGGAGCTTACCACTGTTCCACAAATCGGCAAAGCCCATCTCGCGGATATCAAAGCTCGCTTTCGACAAAATAATGAACACCGAGAACGTCCACACGAACATCGTGTACTTCTGGTATTTGGCGGCGCGGTCGGCAAGTTCCGGATAAAAGTTGCGCAGTCCAAACGCAAAAGCAAGCGGGATACTGATAATCGGCTGGATTGTATTGAAAATCTTCACCGCAATTTCGGAGAGATTTGCCTCGATTCCCGTCAGATACCCAAAGACAATCGGAATGCTAAAGCAGGCAATCAAATTTCCGCTGAGGAAAATCTTAAGCGCGAGTGATGCGCTACCACCAAGCATCTTCGCCATTGCAGGAGCGGCGTTCGCCGGCGGACAAAGCGCAATAATAGCACCACCCAAAAGAACCTCTCGCGGAAGATGGAAAAGTTCGACAATGCCCCAGAGAATCGCAATCATGATAAGGCTTACAACAAACGCACGAGCCTCGATTTTGAAAGTGTAGCCATGCGTCTGCGGCGGAATCTTCGTCACGAACGTAAGGAACATCATGATGCCGATAGTGAACGGCAAGAGCGGCGACAAAAAGTGCGCCTGAGGAATGAGGATGCCCGCAAGAATTGCGATGGGCATGAGAATCGCGCGTAAATTTCCCATAGTCTTATTTCCGGCGGCAAAGATAGAAATTTGATTTTT
Encoded proteins:
- a CDS encoding T9SS type A sorting domain-containing protein, coding for MSIKSPKLFTAASLLAFCGFASAYTISGTVSDDQGKAIKGASVNLLKEDKTATTDDKGKFTIHEEEVGIKSAFRNSVGYISINNGILSYSQSSTSPVQVKIYNSLGNQVFNKTLQGAGTYDLSKGLSAQGTYLAQVTVGNAKQNFKFTTNGNYNSAIGSNASALMKDAQTGEAIQFAAEGFDTLTVPLGTLDTTLDVKLTKTVPPEPTFKFGYALGNKPTPSKGCGTNSTLKKVKSVENGDQFQIRVGSDTRDYFITLPKNYDNKKPHKVLFALHCYGSRGEDFVHHKADYDHPTPYYGQQVLDKNGDYIFVSLDAIGGVWTKGQGDHDFFAQTLTTLNENYCIDTSRVFITGFSFGAMFSYSLMQDMQSRVRAAATYAVADYNIWLPEGNNMKNLPIAWMNVHGKNDGRCDYNRAKNSALPRILKRNGKADDDGNFTDASSEKPEEVQGNTGHVCYDFKNVDERFPVKWCSWPGDHQWTAHDTGNMGVGWNWESTWVPEEVHKFFEQF
- a CDS encoding T9SS type A sorting domain-containing protein, whose translation is MKKAILSVFSIILASSFSTASAYTLSGTVKSESGSPISGASVRLAIAGDSTSTDNDGKFKIEKKDSTISIPKAGFTPGYISYENGTLHFAQSSNSPVQVSIFDMAGHQVLSQTLHGTGQVHLRDGVKAEGSYIARIRVGSAQQAIKFSTEGSFNRSYSAQQGGALLKVEDDSKDTLIVTANDYDTLRVYLSKLDTALELTLKKPVIEQTHSFGYAMGNEPTPSKGCGKDNTLKDYFKFTGGGIEHEIYLTMPENYDKNKPYRLVFGMHYMGGSAEVVAKKENYYGFRNQPGAKENTIFVAPHGYTDENGRENPWRCNDNKDHLFFDEFLTYLNENLCIDTSRVFSIGFSFGAMFSNALAQDFQHRLRGVVVFSTMDQVIYMPKNVGKPIAWMGTVGMEDNLCTPKLGRSARDRILKNNGIPDENGEFTDARGETAEEYSGSGNHVCYDYKTVDPRFPVKWCTFKGEHTYNPREDGKIWTIETGWEFITQF
- the glmM gene encoding phosphoglucosamine mutase is translated as MSKLMRSISGIRGIVGDTLTPQILQSHVRAFLEITKAKRVVIGRDSRPTGDAIVQFVAGICRLSGVDVVDVGLSTTPSVELLTTHFKADAGIIITASHNPLEWNALKFLNNKGLFLGPDDVKQLFALADANQFSYPDYRTMGKYEVAPDADGIHIDGTLKIPFVDVEAIKAKHFKVAVDAVNGAGSFIVPRLLEQLGCEVVRVHCSPDGTFPRGAEPIPENLGDLRKAVKDNGCAVGFAVDPDADRCALVDGLGQSIGEEYTLAIATDEVLAQKKGSVCVNLSTSRMNEDVAAKYGCEFSRAKVGEINVSLQMIENGCVIGGEGNGGVILPALHYGRDSLVAAALVLSWMAHHNGGPEKFVAENPAYVMPKKKFELGDKKVADIFPKVKAEFAGWKMDERDGLWLGSEKSWVHVRASNTEPVIRVIAEAPTAEEAESLCSKVEKLI
- a CDS encoding cupin domain-containing protein, which gives rise to MIIDLKGMETTVLPNFKGGEKEYKAKMYFDGTTRIMHGTLEQGASIGYHKHETNSEIMFFVSGKGKVLFDDGVEYVEAGQCHFCPKGHSHSLINEGPEDLVFYATVPELG
- a CDS encoding lysoplasmalogenase family protein, which encodes MVYSKIVSILVAIAAVLFVAFFGRDWYVLYQCGAVQSCLDSSSDFQNITKFIVTAIATLIAFMIGRHAISRRDRFFVQASFALILCADFCFKILYNYFGSADNRENFITIGIVFFFLSQMIFIYRHTRTSDSDWTFPWIYCIPLAAIFSMVFLAYFHVLDSLMLMAVLVYAPTLSCSLFAACRASKQKLFPKGSAFRIMLGMICFVCCDLLTGISLLTGADHSTREILAVVSNNFIWLFYVPAIIFLALSGYRRNV